CGTTCCTTGCTGTATCGTATGCAACAAAAAACATGTTTTGAATTTCTTTGATAGTAATGTACTTTTCAGGGTTATTGTAAAAATACCGAATAATATCGGCCTGTCTTGAATTTAGAGCCGTATTTTCGTAAAATTCTTCCCCAATATCCACGAGTTCTTTTTCTCGTCGTGATATGTAATTATTCATTTCTTCGATTGATTTTTCAATAGCGTCTAAATTATAATTTATAAAGTAAGTTAAATCATTTTCATCCGTTTCAGAATATAAATAAGCTTTTGCATACTTCTTTTTAGCATTTTTTAATATTCTTGAAATAGCAGTATATCTAAATCCTACGTAACCTCTTGAGAGTACGTACCAATAGAATATCGCCCGTGCAGTTCTTCCGTTTCCGTCGTTAAATGGGTGAATATAACCAATTAAGAAGTGAAGAATTATCCCTTTTATTATCGGCGGTATAAAATATCCATCTTCATCAGAATTTGCAAAATTGCAAAATTCTTCCATTAATCCAGGGATTTCTGCGTATTTAGGGGGCGTATGGTAAGTAATACCTACGTCCAAATTATCGCCTACAACTATTTCATCATTATCCCGATATTGTATTTCATCTTTTTTATCATCTAATGTATCTTCAGTTATAGACCTATGAAGCTCCAAAATAACTTCAGGAGTCAATTGCTCATTGATAATGTTTTCGTAAATGTATTCCATGGTGATATATCCGTTATATATCATTTTCTCGGAATTATTTGTAGGTTTTTTCTGCTGAAGAATCATTTCTTTGGCTTTTTTACGAGTTGTTGTAGCTCCTTCAATTTGACTAGAGGCAATTGCTTCTTCGATTAATGAATTTATAAGATATTTTTTCTTATATTTTTCATTTACATTTTTAAGACCTACATTCATTTCCCCGAAA
This is a stretch of genomic DNA from Methanococcus voltae PS. It encodes these proteins:
- a CDS encoding Fic family protein, with the protein product MKIPEKPPNMLDLMSDFGLNTKNGINLNANDDKKFKLDFLNVLKYFNLINSILKGEELNVPEKEKEILLNVNYVHWDDLKYKSFSMGKKEIWLILQLLRAFKFQNFKIKEYSFKYCLTNTLLKRIHEIDKATFGEMNVGLKNVNEKYKKKYLINSLIEEAIASSQIEGATTTRKKAKEMILQQKKPTNNSEKMIYNGYITMEYIYENIINEQLTPEVILELHRSITEDTLDDKKDEIQYRDNDEIVVGDNLDVGITYHTPPKYAEIPGLMEEFCNFANSDEDGYFIPPIIKGIILHFLIGYIHPFNDGNGRTARAIFYWYVLSRGYVGFRYTAISRILKNAKKKYAKAYLYSETDENDLTYFINYNLDAIEKSIEEMNNYISRREKELVDIGEEFYENTALNSRQADIIRYFYNNPEKYITIKEIQNMFFVAYDTARNDLELLVENNKIMKRKNGKKFEYISILNKS